The Halococcus salifodinae DSM 8989 genome includes a window with the following:
- a CDS encoding sulfatase translates to MVSHPNVVVVVMDTARARETVRSDYRDMSLSAIDRLAEDGTEYTQAFAGSPWTLPSHASLFTGTYPSKHGAHGGHKHLDDDLPTLAEAFRTNGYETVAVTNNTWISEEFGFARGFETVYKTWQYVQTDTDLGEIARTTEGRATVRALANRLTEGNPIVNVANALYGKFLRKRTDDGAQRTNEWIGDWLTDRTRDEPFFCFINYLEPHLEYRPPKSFAEEFLPNGVTYDEAMEVPQDAWGYIAGEVDLTDRELDILHALYRAEIAYLDRRIGELREHLETAGEFEDTVFVVTSDHGENIGDHGMMDHQYNLYDTLLHVPLVVHGEGFGTGQNEDLVQLTDLAPTLLDAAGIDAPELREESQGQSFHPAAETEPRECAIAEYMAPQPSMDALEQRVGNLPAEVRRYDRSLRAIRTDDWKLIRGSDGSHELYHLADEPVEQTDLAAENADRVAALDDCLDDWLASFDHAEATGDVSMTDATEARLEDLGYLQ, encoded by the coding sequence ATGGTTTCCCATCCAAATGTTGTGGTCGTGGTGATGGATACCGCACGTGCCAGAGAGACCGTCCGCTCCGATTACCGAGATATGTCTCTCTCTGCTATCGACCGACTCGCCGAGGACGGCACCGAGTACACGCAGGCGTTCGCGGGGTCGCCGTGGACGCTTCCATCCCACGCATCGCTGTTCACCGGCACGTACCCCTCGAAACACGGTGCGCACGGGGGTCACAAGCATCTTGACGATGACCTCCCAACCCTCGCCGAGGCATTCCGAACGAACGGATACGAGACGGTCGCCGTCACGAACAACACGTGGATTTCCGAGGAGTTTGGGTTCGCACGCGGGTTCGAAACCGTCTATAAGACGTGGCAATACGTCCAGACCGACACCGACCTCGGCGAGATTGCCCGCACGACCGAGGGCCGTGCCACCGTCCGCGCGCTCGCCAACCGTCTAACCGAGGGCAACCCGATCGTCAACGTCGCAAACGCCCTGTACGGGAAGTTCCTTCGCAAGCGTACCGACGACGGTGCCCAACGAACCAACGAGTGGATTGGGGACTGGCTCACCGACCGAACCCGTGACGAGCCGTTTTTCTGCTTCATCAACTACCTCGAACCCCACCTCGAATACCGCCCACCGAAGTCCTTCGCCGAGGAGTTTCTGCCAAACGGCGTCACCTACGATGAGGCAATGGAGGTACCACAGGACGCGTGGGGATACATCGCGGGCGAGGTTGACCTCACTGACCGGGAGTTGGACATTCTCCACGCGCTCTACCGTGCGGAAATCGCCTATCTCGACCGACGCATCGGTGAACTCAGAGAGCATCTCGAAACCGCCGGCGAGTTCGAGGACACAGTGTTCGTCGTGACGAGCGACCACGGCGAGAACATTGGCGACCACGGCATGATGGATCACCAATACAACCTCTACGATACCTTACTCCATGTCCCGCTGGTCGTCCATGGCGAGGGGTTCGGGACGGGCCAGAACGAGGATCTCGTCCAACTCACGGACCTCGCACCGACGCTCCTCGATGCGGCCGGCATCGATGCGCCAGAGCTACGCGAGGAATCGCAGGGCCAGTCGTTCCATCCAGCGGCGGAGACGGAACCCCGCGAGTGCGCCATCGCCGAATACATGGCCCCACAGCCCTCGATGGACGCGCTCGAACAGCGTGTGGGGAATCTCCCGGCTGAAGTACGTCGCTACGACCGCTCGCTGCGCGCGATCCGTACCGATGATTGGAAACTGATTCGAGGCTCGGACGGCTCGCACGAACTCTATCATCTCGCAGACGAACCCGTGGAGCAGACAGATCTTGCGGCCGAGAACGCCGACCGCGTTGCAGCGCTCGACGACTGTCTCGACGACTGGCTGGCATCGTTCGACCATGCCGAAGCGACCGGCGACGTTTCGATGACCGATGCGACGGAGGCACGGCTCGAAGACCTTGGCTATCTTCAGTAG
- a CDS encoding O-antigen ligase family protein: MGIIFATSLSSSPLLSTVIGYALVAIAYALLALLFIIRDEVVIFVYRPIIYPLAAVWALFAISFIANIGRSSVLRLAAFTLLTAVNVLILPAVIDRRVAYRAVSRSGAALTLVGLPVVLVGGIAVGPVTLEPWTGPQTFATFTYYIPRSVFTTPNNLAVLAVFGAITAGTEWVHDRTPIAAGLIVINVFGVLITESRSGLLVLGTAAGLAAAYYVFDFHGLVVASIGGLVVFIGGLLAIQATPSSSLPTTIALNGRGAIWSATAEAISHRPLLGWGLGMDRLVIDRWFEGPSYFGEAGTHNSYLRVFLIGGVGAGAAYLVVCVTALVAALRQAAGSFPPQNHRVIDVCLVILVIGLLIIQTFSGATLFGMSVISTLGAIFVGYAQPLTSRYSVQLSELLNKTMQRIHGVLDS, encoded by the coding sequence ATGGGGATTATCTTCGCTACATCGCTTTCTTCATCCCCATTGCTCTCAACAGTTATCGGCTACGCGCTCGTGGCCATTGCGTATGCACTACTGGCGTTGCTATTCATCATCAGGGACGAGGTAGTTATCTTCGTCTATCGTCCCATCATCTACCCGCTAGCCGCTGTCTGGGCACTCTTTGCTATCAGTTTCATCGCCAATATCGGCCGGAGTTCGGTGTTGCGTCTGGCTGCATTCACTCTCTTGACAGCTGTCAACGTGCTCATTTTGCCAGCCGTCATCGACCGTCGGGTAGCCTATCGCGCAGTCTCTCGGTCTGGGGCCGCTCTAACTCTCGTGGGGCTGCCGGTTGTTCTCGTAGGAGGAATTGCTGTCGGTCCAGTCACCCTTGAACCGTGGACTGGACCCCAGACCTTCGCCACGTTCACCTACTACATCCCGCGATCTGTCTTCACGACGCCAAACAACCTCGCCGTGCTTGCGGTGTTCGGGGCCATCACTGCCGGCACGGAATGGGTGCATGACCGGACACCGATAGCTGCTGGACTCATAGTCATAAATGTGTTTGGTGTGCTCATCACGGAGAGCCGTTCCGGGCTGCTCGTCTTGGGTACGGCAGCCGGTCTCGCTGCCGCCTACTACGTCTTTGACTTTCATGGGCTAGTGGTGGCCTCAATCGGCGGACTTGTCGTGTTCATCGGTGGTTTGTTGGCGATTCAAGCAACACCCTCTTCGAGCTTACCAACCACGATCGCACTCAACGGCCGCGGTGCCATCTGGTCGGCGACAGCCGAAGCCATTTCCCACCGTCCACTCCTTGGGTGGGGACTTGGGATGGACAGACTCGTCATCGACCGCTGGTTCGAAGGACCCTCGTACTTCGGCGAGGCAGGCACACATAACAGCTACCTTCGAGTGTTCCTGATCGGTGGCGTGGGTGCGGGAGCTGCGTATCTCGTGGTATGTGTGACTGCACTGGTGGCGGCACTACGCCAGGCTGCCGGGAGTTTCCCTCCTCAAAACCATAGAGTCATCGATGTCTGTCTGGTAATCCTTGTGATCGGACTTTTGATTATACAGACCTTCTCCGGCGCGACGCTGTTCGGAATGAGTGTGATCTCGACGCTCGGTGCAATCTTTGTCGGCTACGCACAACCCTTGACGTCACGATATTCGGTACAATTGTCCGAACTGTTGAATAAGACCATGCAACGGATTCACGGTGTTCTCGACAGTTGA
- a CDS encoding O-antigen ligase family protein — MVTETIMRTEIALSAMDKPLAAFYLLLGSCIFGLSIFVSRFVGNLIILVSYVVFVVSAVVTTAPVHDTRNRRLPDIPFRYEPVILLSATVLWGVFFLGLILNPSPSSVLRTGAFIVLSAITLFVIPAVVTREQAFTAIGIVGAVCVLFSLPSALLGEFSVLSWTIDRVSATYVFILDTHVRSPTFIFDQQNYFRVLVAMGTVAAAGVATQTRSSRMAIVAALNLIGVYLTLGRAARLAVVVAAVLVFAYYLAGRTALAGVTIAGTGATVIAFAIAFGVLPGPTEPLRAVLGDRPGYWVASFRTFAARPFFGWGLLDTGTAIGNRYSGPFTGVHNSYLRLFVIGGIVGGVTYLVLCGSALVAALRRIRERTPLALTTFCLVVMALFFQLFDGATIFGTNLSSVLWALIIGYAQSPLLDTEPLRSIGRYYKAHEPPSLDCET; from the coding sequence ATGGTTACCGAAACAATCATGCGGACAGAGATTGCGCTCTCAGCCATGGACAAACCGCTTGCTGCGTTCTATCTTCTTCTCGGAAGTTGTATATTCGGTCTCTCGATATTCGTCTCTCGGTTCGTCGGAAATCTCATTATTCTCGTCTCGTACGTCGTTTTCGTTGTGTCAGCTGTTGTGACGACCGCCCCTGTCCATGACACCCGCAACCGTCGGTTGCCCGACATTCCGTTTCGATACGAGCCAGTAATCCTCTTATCCGCCACCGTTCTCTGGGGTGTGTTTTTCCTCGGTCTGATACTCAACCCCTCTCCAAGTTCCGTGCTCCGGACGGGTGCGTTCATCGTTCTCTCCGCGATTACACTCTTCGTCATCCCGGCGGTCGTCACACGTGAGCAAGCCTTCACAGCTATCGGCATCGTCGGGGCAGTATGCGTACTATTCAGTCTCCCATCAGCGTTACTGGGCGAGTTTTCCGTCTTAAGCTGGACGATTGACCGCGTATCTGCAACATATGTTTTCATTTTAGACACACATGTCCGTTCGCCAACGTTCATTTTCGACCAGCAAAATTATTTCCGCGTGCTCGTCGCCATGGGAACCGTTGCAGCAGCCGGCGTAGCCACACAGACCCGCTCGTCACGAATGGCCATCGTCGCAGCGCTAAACCTCATTGGCGTCTATCTCACGCTTGGGCGTGCGGCACGGCTCGCCGTCGTGGTTGCAGCCGTACTCGTGTTCGCATACTACCTCGCCGGTCGGACCGCTCTCGCGGGCGTAACGATTGCCGGGACGGGGGCCACCGTGATTGCTTTCGCCATCGCATTCGGCGTCCTTCCCGGACCGACGGAGCCGCTCCGTGCAGTGCTTGGCGACCGGCCCGGATACTGGGTGGCGTCGTTTCGAACGTTTGCTGCGCGACCATTCTTTGGGTGGGGTCTCCTCGATACAGGAACCGCAATCGGCAACCGTTACTCCGGTCCCTTCACTGGCGTCCACAACAGCTATCTCCGACTGTTCGTTATCGGTGGCATCGTCGGCGGGGTAACTTACCTCGTACTGTGTGGGTCTGCACTCGTGGCAGCGCTCCGACGTATTCGAGAACGCACACCGCTCGCACTAACGACGTTTTGCCTCGTCGTCATGGCACTCTTTTTTCAGCTGTTCGACGGTGCGACGATCTTTGGCACCAATCTGTCGTCAGTGCTTTGGGCGCTCATTATTGGCTACGCACAATCGCCGCTGCTCGATACCGAGCCACTACGGTCAATCGGTAGATATTACAAGGCCCACGAACCACCATCTCTTGATTGTGAAACGTGA
- a CDS encoding glycosyltransferase — translation MDVCFLINQLAPGGAPTLLLDIVANTDADTDIDYTVCFVEGEDTLSVDFEDAGARVLDFGGAFKFDPRALSRMARFFRREEYDILHTHLPYSQTLGRIFGRLGGIETIVSTQHSIAEHYHPLTGTLERLTRPLDTKTIAISEGVERSFTGSARQYEPGQPDQWCTIYNGVDVAGFNERVRTADTTALESQYGVDDEPTFLTVGRYVPAKSQADLVTAMTRVVDTHPDARLFIIGWGDLEDDLRAAASDRGLSANITVTGRVSPTDIHEYYALADAFVTSSTVEGLGIAGLEAMAAELPVVATAVPGLREIVTEGKTGLLVPPNAPDQLADAMMRVLRTDKLYGTNGYERAAATFDIRKTVASYHELYGELCSDVNPPMTARHD, via the coding sequence ATGGACGTTTGTTTCCTCATCAATCAACTTGCGCCGGGCGGCGCACCGACGCTGTTGCTCGATATCGTTGCAAACACCGACGCCGACACCGATATCGACTACACCGTCTGTTTCGTCGAGGGCGAGGATACGCTTTCGGTGGACTTCGAAGACGCAGGGGCACGAGTACTAGACTTCGGTGGGGCGTTCAAATTCGACCCGCGAGCGCTCTCCCGAATGGCCCGTTTCTTCCGACGTGAGGAGTACGACATTCTCCATACGCATCTTCCGTATTCACAGACGCTTGGCCGTATCTTCGGACGGCTTGGCGGCATCGAAACGATAGTCAGCACGCAACACAGCATTGCGGAGCACTACCATCCACTGACCGGCACGCTCGAACGCTTGACACGCCCACTTGATACGAAGACCATCGCCATCTCCGAAGGCGTCGAACGCTCCTTTACCGGCTCCGCCCGCCAGTACGAGCCAGGCCAACCCGACCAGTGGTGTACTATCTACAACGGTGTTGACGTCGCTGGCTTCAACGAGCGGGTCAGGACCGCCGACACCACCGCTCTCGAATCGCAATACGGAGTCGACGACGAGCCGACATTCTTGACTGTTGGGCGGTACGTGCCAGCGAAATCCCAAGCCGATCTCGTCACCGCGATGACCCGCGTCGTTGACACCCACCCCGACGCGCGGCTGTTCATCATCGGTTGGGGCGACCTTGAAGACGACCTCAGGGCGGCAGCGAGCGACCGCGGTCTCTCGGCGAACATCACAGTCACGGGGCGCGTGTCACCCACTGATATTCATGAATACTACGCTCTTGCCGACGCCTTCGTGACATCTTCGACGGTGGAGGGACTGGGAATCGCGGGACTGGAAGCGATGGCGGCAGAACTCCCCGTCGTCGCCACCGCCGTACCTGGCCTGCGCGAAATCGTTACCGAGGGCAAAACAGGGCTACTAGTCCCCCCGAACGCCCCTGACCAGCTGGCCGATGCGATGATGCGTGTTCTGCGAACCGACAAATTATACGGAACGAACGGCTACGAGCGTGCCGCAGCCACCTTCGACATTCGAAAAACGGTTGCCTCGTACCACGAACTCTACGGCGAGCTGTGTAGCGATGTGAACCCACCGATGACCGCCCGACACGACTGA